The following proteins are co-located in the Dromiciops gliroides isolate mDroGli1 chromosome 2, mDroGli1.pri, whole genome shotgun sequence genome:
- the KCNF1 gene encoding potassium voltage-gated channel subfamily F member 1 produces the protein MDVAGDSSLLELDSNGSENTEDIEIVVNVGGVRQVLYGDLLSQYPETRLAELINCLAGGYDTIFSLCDDYDPGKREFYFDRDPDAFKCVIEVYYFGEVHMKKGICPICFKNEMEFWKVDLKFLDDCCKSHLSEKREELEEIARRVQLILDDLGVDASENRWKRCQKCIWKFMEKPESSCPARIVAILSFLLILISSVVMCMGTIPELQILDDEGNHVEHPTLDNIETACIGWFTLEYVLRLISSPNKLHFALSFMNIIDVLAILPFYVSLTLTHFGARMMELTNVQQAVQALRIMRIARIFKLARHSSGLQTLTYALKRSFKELGLLLMYLAVGIFVFSALGYTMEQSHPETLFKSIPQSFWWAIITMTTVGYGDIYPKTTLGKLNAAISFLCGVIAIALPIHPIINNFVRYYNKQRVLETAAKHELELMELNSSEGRAGGSRSDLDNLQPQQEGKEVPLWNSRLKVSHSDTFIPLLSDEKHYRTRLQSCK, from the coding sequence ATGGATGTGGCAGGGGATTCCAGCCTGTTGGAGCTGGACAGTAACGGGTCAGAAAACACTGAAGACATAGAGATTGTGGTCAATGTCGGAGGAGTGAGGCAGGTCCTGTATGGAGACCTGCTGAGCCAGTATCCAGAAACCCGGCTGGCTGAATTAATCAACTGTTTGGCTGGGGGTTACGATAccattttctctctgtgtgaTGATTATGACCCGGGGAAAAGAGAATTTTACTTTGACCGGGACCCTGATGCTTTCAAATGTGTTATTGAGGTCTATTACTTTGGGGAGGTTCATATGAAAAAGGGGATCTGCCCCATCTGCTTCaagaatgaaatggaattttGGAAAGTGGACCTCAAGTTCCTGGATGACTGTTGTAAGAGCCACCTGAGCGAGAAACGGGAAGAGCTGGAGGAGATTGCCCGCAGGGTTCAGTTGATCCTGGATGATTTGGGAGTGGATGCCTCAGAAAATCGCTGGAAAAGGTGCCAAAAGTGTATCTGGAAATTCATGGAGAAGCCGGAGTCCTCCTGCCCAGCCCGGATCGTGGCCATCCTGTCCTTTCTCTTGATATTGATCTCCTCAGTGGTCATGTGCATGGGGACCATCCCAGAGCTTCAGATTTTAGATGATGAGGGGAACCATGTGGAGCACCCCACACTGGACAACATCGAGACTGCTTGCATTGGCTGGTTCACACTGGAGTATGTCCTTCGGCTCATCTCGTCTCCCAACAAGCTCCACTTTGCTTTGTCCTTCATGAATATCATTGATGTATTGGCCATCCTACCCTTCTATGTCAGTCTGACTCTGACCCATTTTGGGGCCCGGATGATGGAATTGACCAATGTCCAACAGGCAGTCCAAGCCCTCCGCATCATGAGGATAGCAAGGATCTTCAAGCTGGCACGTCACTCTTCTGGCCTGCAGACCTTGACCTATGCTCTGAAAAGGAGCTTTAAGGAGCTTGGGCTGCTCCTGATGTACCTGGCTGTTGGGATTTTTGTCTTTTCTGCCCTTGGCTACACTATGGAGCAGAGCCACCCAGAGACACTCTTCAAAAGCATCCCCCAATCCTTCTGGTGGGCCATCATCACCATGACTACAGTTGGGTATGGAGACATCTACCCCAAGACCACTCTAGGCAAGTTGAATGCTGCCATCAGCTTCCTCTGTGGGGTCATTGCCATTGCCCTTCCCATCCACCCCATCATCAACAACTTTGTCAGGTATTACAATAAGCAGAGGGTACTAGAGACAGCAGCCAAGCATGAGCTGGAGCTGATGGAACTCAACTCCAGTGAAGGGAGAGCCGGGGGCTCCCGGAGTGACTTGGACAATCTCCAGCCAcagcaggaagggaaggaggtaccTCTGTGGAACAGCAGGTTAAAGGTTTCGCACAGTGACACCTTCATCCCCCTCCTGTCAGATGAGAAACATTATAGGACCCGGCTTCAGAGCTGCAAGTAA